Within the Oncorhynchus clarkii lewisi isolate Uvic-CL-2024 chromosome 2, UVic_Ocla_1.0, whole genome shotgun sequence genome, the region GAGGCGTGGCCTAATGGGGGCATGGCCTTCGCTTAGTAACTTTTGGCCAACCGTGAGAGTGAATGTCATTTCAGGTGTTGTGTTTTTTCATGATTATTCATTCTCTGCCAACACTGAATTTAAATTATATCTGCATAAGTCATGTGATACTAAAAATCCTGGAAAGGTTTCTGTTGATGAAATTGCCGCCATTTGGTTACTGTATTCTAATCAGTTATGGTGAAAGTCTGATGTAAAGAAAGTGATTGGAGTCATTTATTCATGCAATGGAATCAACTTAATATCTTGATTAAGAGGAAATTGATTTAATTGCTTGTAACCCAATTTAAAATGTGGACAGGTTATTCCAAAGTTAAATATCTACTTGATAAAACATGAAACAATGGgttttatatacactaccgttcaaaggtttggggtcacttagaaatgtacttgttttttaaagaaaagcaaatttttttgtccattaaaataacatcaaaggGCCAGcgtcctggagtcgcctcttcactgttgacgttgagacgggtgttttgcacgtactatttaatgaagctgccagttgaggtctgtttctcaagctagacactctaatgtacgtgtcctcttgctcagtagtgcaccggggcctcccactcttctttctattctggttagaaaccgtttgcgctgttctgtgacgggagtagcacacagtgttgtacgagatcttcagtttcttggcaatttctcaatttctgacgagtttcagaagaaaggtctttgtttctggccattttgagcctgtaatcgaacccacaaatgctgatgctccagatactcaactagtctaaagaagaccagctttattgcttctttaatcagcacaacagttttcagctgtgctaacaatttcaaaagggttttctaatgatcaattagccttttaaaattataaactttgattagctaacacaacgtgccattggaacacaggagtgatggttgctgataatgggcctctgcacgcctatgtagatattccattaaaaaaatcagccatttccagctacagtacTCTTTTTTCaacgttaacaatgtctacactgtatttctgatcaatttgatgtgattttaatTAGTTTGTTCTTTTTTAGGTTTAACCAGAGGGCAAAAGTATGTTCAGTGCtggctggcttgcctctgaacctaatcagggttggtcctggatgggagaccatctgctgctggaagtggtgatGGAGGGCCAGTAGGCGaaactctttcctctggtctaaaataaattcccaatgccccagggcagtgtttggggacattgccctgtgtatggtgctgtctttcggatgggacattaaacgggtgtcctgactctatGTGGTCACTAATGATCCCATGGTACTTATTGTAAGactaggggtgttaaccccagtgtcctggctaaattcacaatctggccttcataccatcatAGCTACCTAATCacccccagcttccaattggctcattcatctcccctGTATCTAATCCCCAAGTCTTGGCTGTACACAAGAATGTTTTCTCAGTcaacctacctggtaaaataagggttaaattaaaaaaacattccTAGAATGTTCTGTTGAACCCAACTTTAAATAGAACCAAGAGGAAACTTGCAGGAAACATTTATGTTGAAgcactgaaattcccacagaagaacgttgtttctgaactatttgagaacattgcCAATATCAAACCAGTTGGACAAATTTCCTAGAACATTTCCAAAATGTTtattaaatgtaaccatgttttaCAAGTAATAAAATATCAATATACATGTTTTTTGGTCAAGTTCCTTAAACGTGCTGATAATGTTCctaagccaagcaactatcctgcacgtTCCCAGAAAGTTGAGGGAAGGTTTTtcgcaaaataaccataggacaaccactcTCTCCCCAAGCCCTATGAAACATAtagttctcagaatgttatgtgctagctgggtggtCACTGCAAGTAAGAGAAAGACACTGAACATGTGTGATGCCATGATGTCCAAGCAAGACATTTAGATAGCCAATACACCTGAAAAGTCCAATTTGAGTAGGATTTTACAGATTTGTAACTTGAAATATAGGTTTAGTAATAATCAAATATAACAGTTGGCATTGAATCATATATTTGGTTTATATATTTGGTTTCACACAAACGTAGTTTTCTAAAATTGTGAACCCTAACTCATTTATTGTTTTAGGCTTTTCCAAAgagtgctttttttttttttacagtgtacatGTTTTAAGTCCATTGTTACAATTGAACTCCCTGCTCTATCATGCGTGCCTACACGGCTTTTCTGTTGGCTACAACCACACTATCAGAACAGCTGGTAGAGAGTAAAGTCACAGTCAAAACGCTCTTTGGAGCTCTGTGCGTAATGACAAAGCTGTCTTCTCAGACTGGAGTTGCGCATGCCATGTCACACCTCTTTACTTTACCTCTTTGCTTTTACTGGCAGTTTGCCTAACTTCGTGCATAAAGAGGACTAAAACATGGGTAAATGGCACTAAAATCCAAACCTGGTCTGCGTATTCATCGAATATGTTTTGCTCGCTCGATtttatatgatatatatatatatatatatatatatatatctctttcATAACCTCATGGAATTAGTTAGCTTTTATGTTGGATAAGTAATACAAAATACTTTATTGAATAATGACTTGGTTTTGGAACGAATAGATTTTTTAAAGGGAGCTCTCTTGAGGCTATTTTAAATGTAAAGCCTGTGTCTGAAATGAATTACTCCTCCAAGTGAACTGGACAGAACTAAACCATGGAGAATGTTACTTCAATTCCAGATAACCAGACGCTTGGTCCATGGACTGATTATAGCATGGAATACAAAGTGGTCAGCATATTTTTTGTGATTCTCATCTGTGGTATAGGAATAGTTGGAAACGTTATGGTGATTCTGGTTGTTCTTACAACCAAACACATGCGGACACCCACCAACTGTTACCTGGTGAGTTTGGCGGTGGCCGACCTGATGGTTCTGACGGCGGCGGGACTGCCGAATATTACACAGAGTTTGTATGGAGGAGGCTGGGTGTACGGATACGTCGGGTGCCTTAGCATAACTTATTTCCAGTACTTGGGCATCAACGCGTCTTCATGCTCTATCACCGCTTTCACTATTGAGCGGTACATAGCCATCTGCCACCCCATAAAAGCGCAGTTTATGTGCACTCTGTCAAGAGCAAAGAAAATCATAGTGGTCGTTTGGGCTTTTACCTCGCTCTACTGCGCCATGTGGTTTTATCTGTCTGACATGAACGAGTTGATTTACGACAATATTACCGTGGTCTCATGCGAATACAAAGTGTCAAGAAATCTTTACCTGCCATTTATCTACTTCACGGACTTTGCCATGTTCTACGTGGTGCCCCTCATGCTAGCCACGGTTCTGTATGGATTTATCGCTAGAATTCTTTTCCTCAACCCATTGCCGGCTGACCCCAAGAAAAACACAAAGTGGAAAAAAGAATCATGCCAAGGAAATAGAATGATGAGCACCAACAATTCATCCTGTAGCACAACCATCCGCTCTCGCAGGCAGGTAAGTTGCAACTCTACTGTTTTAAAGTTTGTTATCTTATAACGGTGTATCTACAGCGTAataactacagtgtgtgtgtgtgtgtgtgtgtgtgtgtgcctcgtgAATAAAGTGAGGGGAATCAAATTAATGATACAACAAAAACTCCAGTATAATTAGATTGTGAATTCAACAGTTTCATAATTGCACTGGTATGATATGTCGTGAAGTTGGGGTGTTCAATCCCAGCATATACTGTACACTCCTAGAAAAATagcttccaaaagggttcttctgctgtccccataggagaacccaggtagaacccttttgggttccatgtagaaccctgtgTGGAAAGAGTTCTACCTCCAACCAAAAAGGGTCCTTCAAAGGGTTAttttatggggacagccgaaaaacCCTTTAAGGTTATAGATAAGacgtttttttctaagagtgtatggtaACATCCTAGAGAAGGGAACAtttgcccactgggcacagacgtcaattcaacgtctattccatgtctattccacgttagttcaacgtcatttcattgaaacGATGTGGAAACAAttttgattcaaccagtgggtAATCATTGTAAGTAGGTTACAGTGTGCAGCACGAGCGAGTCAACATGTAATGGACCACGTTAATATAGACTCATAAAGCCTCACCACTATGCTGACAGCACACGCCACTGTATAATGTAGTTTGTAACACATATAGAGCATACACAGCACCTGAGACTGAGCTTGCGAATGGGAGGGGTGTGAGTTTATCTGAAGAAAGGGAGAGCTCCACC harbors:
- the LOC139381055 gene encoding thyrotropin-releasing hormone receptor-like; the protein is MENVTSIPDNQTLGPWTDYSMEYKVVSIFFVILICGIGIVGNVMVILVVLTTKHMRTPTNCYLVSLAVADLMVLTAAGLPNITQSLYGGGWVYGYVGCLSITYFQYLGINASSCSITAFTIERYIAICHPIKAQFMCTLSRAKKIIVVVWAFTSLYCAMWFYLSDMNELIYDNITVVSCEYKVSRNLYLPFIYFTDFAMFYVVPLMLATVLYGFIARILFLNPLPADPKKNTKWKKESCQGNRMMSTNNSSCSTTIRSRRQVTKMLAVVVVLFALLWMPYRTLVVVNSFLDKPYLDLWFLLFCRICIYLNSAVNPVIYNAMSQKFRTSFKKLCHCGPQRLEKPASYSLALTYSAIKDTTNGESPDHFTTELDELATPTPSDQFLPSTKRISFEDTSLSGRVALCTA